A stretch of Salvelinus alpinus chromosome 4, SLU_Salpinus.1, whole genome shotgun sequence DNA encodes these proteins:
- the LOC139572911 gene encoding CCN family member 3-like translates to MSKVAERTLFIFYISTQICSQILAQVCPTRCLCSQEPPMCAPAVQLILDDCACCLVCARQKGEACSEINPCDTHRGLNCDYTADVHQRTGVCVAHEGDICLLDGSVYQNGETFFPSCRYQCTCRDGQIACVPRCNLDVMLPGPDCPRPRKVAVPGECCEKWVCEPQPEASALGSFAMAAYRQEETVGFDSWDPSTNCIEQTTEWGACSRTCGMGISTRVTNRNPRCEMVKQTRLCIVRPCDKQQQQDVPTRGSKCLRMKKAVKPIRFSYKNCTSVLTYKARYCGVCTDGRCCTPHSTETVQVEFQCAQGKAVKKPVMFINTCACHYHCPRDNAVYQPSDLVYSGYTL, encoded by the exons ATGTCTAAGGTTGCAGAGAGAACCCTTTTCATTTTCTACATTTCAACACAG atTTGCTCCCAGATCTTGGCGCAGGTGTGTCCGACAAGGTGCCTCTGTTCGCAGGAGCCTCCGATGTGCGCCCCCGCGGTCCAGCTGATTCTGGATGACTGCGCATGCTGTCTGGTCTGTGCGAGGCAGAAAGGAGAGGCGTGCTCAGAAATAAATCCCTGTGATACACACAGGGGTCTGAACTGCGACTACACGGCCGATGTACACCAGAGGACAGGTGTCTGTGTCG CTCATGAGGGAGACATCTGCCTGTTGGACGGTTCAGTGTACCAGAACGGGGAGACCTTCTTCCCCAGCTGCAGGTACCAGTGCACCTGCAGGGACGGTCAGATCGCCTGCGTGCCACGCTGCAACCTGGACGTGATGCTGCCGGgccctgactgccctcgacccaGGAAGGTGGCGGTGCCAGGGGAGTGCTGTGAGAAGTGGGTCTGTGAGCCCCAACCAGAGGCCAGTGCCCTGGGCAGCTTCGCCATGGCTG CCtacagacaggaggagacagtgggGTTTGACTCGTGGGACCCCAGTACTAACTGCATAGAGCAGACTACGGAGTGGGGCGCCTGCTCTCGGACCTGTGGCATGGGCATCTCCACCCGGGTCACCAACAGGAACCCCCGCTGTGAGATGGTCAAGCAGACGCGTCTGTGCATCGTCAGGCCCTGCGACAAACAGCAGCAGCAGGATGTTCCTACG AGAGGAAGCAAGTGCCTGAGGATGAAGAAGGCGGTGAAACCCATCCGGTTCAGCTATAAGAACTGCACCAGCGTCCTGACCTACAAGGCCCGGTACTGTGGTGTGTGTACGGACGGGCGCTGCTGCACCCCACACAGCACCGAGACGGTGCAGGTGGAGTTCCAGTGTGCTCAGGGTAAAGCCGTGAAGAAACCTGTGATGTTCATCAACACCTGCGCCTGTCACTACCACTGTCCCAGAGACAACGCTGTGTATCAACCATCAGACCTGGTCTACAGCGGTTACACGTTATAA
- the LOC139572437 gene encoding uncharacterized protein: protein MRKYDWKQQLFTVQPPTGLKTQPPTGLKTQPPTRLKTQPPTGLKTQPPTGLKTQPPTGLKTQPPTGLKTQPPTGLKTQPPTGLKTQPPTGLKTQPPTGLKTQPPTGLKTQPPTGLKTQPPTGLKTQPPTGLKTQPPTGLKTQPPTGLKTQPPTGLKTQPPTGLKTQPPTGLKTQPPTGLKTQPPTGLKTQPPTGLKTQPPTGLKTQPPTGLKTQPPTGLKTQPSTGLKTQPPTGLKTQPPTGLKTQPPTGLETQPPTGLETQPPTGLKTQPPTGLKTQPPTGLKTQPPTGLKTQPPTGLKTQPPTGLKTQPPTGLKTQPPTGLKTQPPTRLKTQPSTGLAQS, encoded by the coding sequence ATGAGGAAGTATGACTGGAAGCAGCAGCTGTTTACTGTACAACCACCCACTGGACTGAAGACACAACCACCCACTGGACTGAAGACACAACCACCCACTAGACTGAAGACACAACCACCCACTGGACTGAAGACACAACCACCCACTGGACTGAAGACACAACCACCCACTGGACTGAAGACACAACCACCCACTGGACTGAAGACACAACCACCCACTGGACTGAAGACACAACCACCCACTGGACTGAAGACACAACCACCCACTGGACTGAAGACACAACCACCCACTGGACTGAAGACACAACCACCCACTGGACTGAAGACACAACCACCCACTGGACTGAAGACACAACCACCCACTGGACTGAAGACACAACCACCCACTGGACTGAAGACACAACCACCCACTGGACTGAAGACACAACCACCCACTGGACTGAAGACACAACCACCCACTGGACTGAAGACACAACCACCCACTGGACTGAAGACACAACCACCCACTGGACTGAAGACACAACCACCCACTGGACTGAAGACACAACCACCCACTGGACTGAAGACACAACCACCCACTGGACTGAAGACACAACCACCCACTGGACTGAAGACACAACCACCCACTGGACTGAAGACACAACCACCCACTGGACTGAAGACACAACCATCCACTGGACTGAAGACACAACCACCCACGGGACTGAAGACACAACCACCCACTGGACTGAAGACACAACCACCCACTGGACTGGAGACACAACCACCCACTGGACTGGAGACACAACCACCCACTGGACTGAAGACACAACCACCCACTGGACTGAAGACACAACCACCCACTGGACTGAAGACACAACCACCCACTGGACTGAAGACACAACCACCCACTGGACTGAAGACACAACCACCCACTGGACTGAAGACACAACCACCCACTGGACTGAAGACACAACCACCCACTGGACTGAAGACACAACCACCCACTAGACTGAAGACACAACCATCCACTGGACTGGCCCAGTCCTAG